In bacterium, a single genomic region encodes these proteins:
- a CDS encoding methyltransferase domain-containing protein, giving the protein MRSEIILGGESAVFDNYDSKDSSQTLSSVRDYYGKVLKTKNDLKTTACCSSDSYSSEIKAILELIHPEVIEKSYGCGIPIPSLLEGCTVLDMGSGAGRDAFILSRLVGPSGKVIGVDMTPEQIAVAKEHQEYHAAAFGLEHTNITFEQGLMEDLAEIGIEDNSIDVVISNCVFNLSPTKLRLFSEIFRVLKPGGELYFSDVFVDRRLTEEMQTDPILLGECLGGAIYFEDFRRMLRNIGIEDFRKVSSTPIEITDESIQQKVGHARFSSITIRAFKLLLEDQCEDYGQAVIYRGTIPGHPHSFELDDHHLFETGRTISVCSNSAAMLQETRFAKHFDVVGDGKRHYGLFPCGPLPSNESDAGSVSCC; this is encoded by the coding sequence ATGAGATCAGAGATAATTTTAGGTGGAGAATCTGCGGTGTTCGATAATTATGATAGCAAAGATTCTTCTCAGACGCTTAGTTCGGTTCGAGATTATTACGGGAAAGTGCTCAAGACAAAGAACGATCTCAAAACGACAGCATGTTGCTCCAGTGATAGCTACTCCTCTGAGATAAAGGCAATTCTCGAATTGATTCATCCAGAGGTGATTGAAAAATCATATGGTTGTGGAATTCCAATTCCCTCTCTTTTAGAAGGGTGTACCGTTTTAGATATGGGCAGTGGTGCTGGGAGAGATGCGTTTATCCTTTCAAGGTTAGTGGGTCCGTCTGGGAAAGTTATCGGTGTGGATATGACTCCAGAGCAGATTGCCGTTGCGAAAGAGCATCAAGAGTACCACGCAGCAGCATTCGGTCTAGAGCACACCAATATAACTTTTGAACAGGGTCTCATGGAAGATCTTGCTGAAATTGGTATTGAGGACAATTCGATCGATGTGGTTATTTCTAATTGTGTTTTTAATCTGTCTCCAACGAAACTGAGACTCTTCTCTGAAATATTCAGAGTCCTTAAGCCAGGAGGAGAGTTGTATTTCTCGGACGTTTTTGTGGATAGGCGGCTGACAGAGGAGATGCAAACCGATCCAATTCTACTCGGGGAGTGTCTCGGTGGAGCCATATACTTCGAAGATTTTCGTAGGATGCTAAGAAATATAGGAATAGAGGATTTCAGGAAAGTCTCAAGTACCCCCATTGAGATTACAGACGAATCAATACAGCAGAAAGTTGGTCATGCGCGCTTTAGTTCAATTACCATTCGAGCTTTTAAGCTTTTACTTGAGGATCAGTGTGAAGATTATGGGCAGGCGGTGATCTACCGAGGGACCATCCCCGGACATCCGCACTCTTTTGAGCTAGATGACCACCACCTGTTTGAAACTGGTAGAACTATCTCTGTATGTAGTAACTCTGCAGCTATGCTGCAAGAGACTCGCTTTGCTAAACATTTCGATGTGGTCGGAGATGGTAAGCGCCACTATGGGTTGTTCCCGTGTGGGCCGCTGCCATCGAATGAATCAGATGCTGGCTCAGTGAGTTGTTGTTAA
- a CDS encoding aquaporin: MEPVVQRRWWLGEFVGTFLLVFFGCGSLAAAITTGVFSGIAQVALVWGVGIAIAIHVTGGLSGAHLNPAVTIGFWISGRFPMRGILPYAIIQFLGSFFACCVLYLIFQEAIDAFEIRESIVRGQVGSERSAMIFTEFFPNPSIEALQEKISMSTAIVAEIFGTFVLMFVILSLTDEKNQSKPNEMTALFIGLTVSLLICLLGPITMACLNPARDLAPRIFTFFMGWGGHSFSFNGYGWFAVYVVSPILGAGLGAWIYRYVFARQLEPPSSANSSA; this comes from the coding sequence GTGGAGCCAGTAGTGCAGCGGAGATGGTGGCTGGGAGAGTTTGTTGGAACCTTCCTGCTTGTGTTTTTTGGATGTGGAAGTTTGGCGGCAGCCATCACGACTGGCGTTTTTAGTGGCATCGCACAGGTGGCTCTTGTTTGGGGAGTCGGGATAGCAATCGCCATACATGTAACAGGAGGTCTAAGTGGTGCACATCTCAATCCTGCAGTGACCATTGGTTTTTGGATATCAGGGCGTTTCCCCATGAGAGGGATTCTTCCCTATGCGATTATTCAGTTTCTAGGCAGCTTCTTTGCCTGTTGCGTCCTTTATTTAATATTTCAGGAAGCGATTGATGCTTTTGAGATAAGAGAGTCAATTGTAAGGGGACAGGTAGGGAGTGAGCGCTCCGCAATGATTTTTACTGAGTTTTTTCCAAATCCTTCTATTGAAGCTCTTCAAGAAAAAATTTCGATGAGCACTGCCATCGTTGCGGAGATATTTGGTACATTCGTATTGATGTTCGTAATTCTCTCCCTAACGGATGAAAAAAATCAGAGTAAGCCAAATGAAATGACAGCTCTTTTCATTGGGCTGACGGTTTCGCTCCTGATATGCCTCTTAGGTCCAATCACGATGGCGTGTTTGAATCCAGCGCGAGACTTGGCTCCACGTATCTTTACTTTCTTCATGGGATGGGGTGGACATTCGTTCTCCTTCAATGGCTACGGTTGGTTCGCGGTTTATGTTGTATCACCCATTTTAGGAGCAGGATTGGGGGCATGGATTTATCGATACGTTTTTGCAAGACAACTGGAACCTCCTAGCTCGGCAAATTCTTCTGCTTAG